The DNA segment attcgaggctatacagagcttgagtatatcttctctttttctctgtatcttgattattaaaatagtctatccctatgaattgtgctttaaatagggtggccattttccctccaatctcgctgagtgattctcctgctaagattgattccttagtttctggcatagtcatctcccatgcgatcttaacagatcccattagactcatttctagaagtttaatgaatccttctttattgagatctaatgtccctgctgcaattctcatagctgatgtccagtcatctatgagatcttctctgtttttaaagtctagaacatccaggtttaacataaccccataaggatgtatcggatctaaaacagtttttccataaggagtttgatgtattggtatcctacttcttgatctggttcctgctggatgtaaattttctccaacatggaactcactatgtggttcttctgttttaaccacatatctaggGGGATTCCCTGTGGGTTGTCCAATGAGTGGTTCACCCTCaggagaattcatttttagatctactactttgagattcgcaaaataatccgcaagatcttgtagatcctcgagatttaatctttctaaagtagtcatcagatagtgtttttctctgatactgcttttataagttTAATCATCATCTCATCATCAGTTAAAAGTTTTttaaccattttggttttacctttctgatgtaacagaggCTCGGTACCAAATGAGAGAGGTAACCTTCCTCCGGTATTTCCCTTTCTAGAACtagaagtgtgttctagatttatgattttgatttgaagatcttttagagttacaagaatttttccttgtttcttaaggatttctccaatctgtcgaggtatttcatacaactgattgctgtaatattgtaccgtcttttgaatttctctaagatctccggagagtttagaggaatctggtgtaatctctaaaaattgggaattagaaatcatatttcttaatctcttcAGAGAGTATAAAAAAACCTAAGTTTCTTttgtaaagaatctattttaaatagattcacttgtttatgagatttcatataaatgaaatcctCCTGGTTCAAACTCCTGTTTGAAAccatggtttgttgaaaatctctttctcaacaaagaaaagtatgatttaatgaataatataaagtctgaataaaattacctaggctctgataccattttggGAGCCAAaggaaaattttttatataaagtatTATATAAGGGTAGTATAGAGAATTTTTTAGTTTAGTATTATATAAGGGTAGTATAGAGAATTTTTTAGTTTGGAGGACATATCAGGGAACCTTTTTCGTTTTGGGGGACATTTCAGGGATCTTTTTTATAAAAAGAGGGACGTAATTGGCCTTGAAAAAtgtgttagtatatttttgggaaagttAAGAAATTTTAGGGGCATATTCAATAATTATCCCCATGTATATGTATGGTTGTATTTTATCGTTTTTTAATATATGGATTTTAACGTCCAATTTGTTGATCATATTTTTGATATCActctaataaaataataattcttttaaaaaattatatattatccAAACAATAAATTTagaaacaacaataaaataattaaaagtgtaaaaataaaagactttaaaACCTCAATAGAAATATGATTGTgttacaataataataaaataataacaaagcAATGAGGTCTTTACCTAAAATATATAGTatataaaaaagaaataaattattattatttagaaaaaaggaaaagaaaaataaaatatattatcatCATATCTCTaagatttaaatattttaaaaatttaatgagAGTTTTACCGAAAGAAGGAACTTGCCATCTCAACCTCAAAGtctaccttttattaaataaatataaatattaatattaatatagaTAGGGTGAGCTAAATCAATCAATTGATCTTCCAGCCgtcttttttcttcttcttcttcgatggATCATCTTCACGACTCAATATTGATTGGTATTCTGGTAAAACTTCCCCTAAAATCAGTCATCACATGCAAGCTTGTTTGCAAATCGTGGTATCATATCATCTCCGACCCGTATTTCGCCCACGCCTATAATTCTTTGGAGCCCTTTAAATGCAGTCTGTATTTGGATTCAAGATCTGATGAGATCTGTCTTATTGAAACTGGAAAGGAAAAGGAAGTTGTTGAAACATCCTTGAACGTGAAACGACGCCTTTCCACAAGCAAAGACCAGATGCTGGAAATAGTTGGCTCGTGCAATGGCCTGTTATGCTTCCTGGTGAAAACCCGATTACCAGACGATAGATATAAAGAAAACGTTTGCGTATACAACCCTTTAACGTGTGATTACATAGAGATTCTGGAAACATGCTTAGTGTATAAAAGAAAAGTTTCGGATTATGGCACGAAATTTGGATTTGGTTGCTGCAAGTATACGGGCCAGTGCAAGGTTTTCAGCTTCATGCCAGAATGGGATAGAATTCTCTTTGGATCAAGAATTCAAGGACAGGTTTTCACTGTGGGAGTTGATAGTAGATGGAGGGAGCACGAAATTGATGACTACTGCGAAATCTATTCCACACGTTGCAAATATCCTGTTGTCTTTAACGGAGTGCTTCACTGGCAGGGGGACGTATTTATCGACCAAACAACtaatattatttatacatttgatcttgaagaagaaaagaGTAGAATAATCCATCTACCACCCACTTTGCAAATCATAGGGTGGATTATACCGCTTGTGGGAATATTGAATGATCATCTTTGTGCAGCTGAGATTGAGGATTTCTCTTGTGTTTGGATAATGAAGGATTACGGGGTTGTGGAATCTTGTACTAAGTATATAGTTTTGAAGGACCCGATTTCACGGAATCCACATTTTGTTTGCACCGGTGCTTCACATGCATtttctgaagaagaagaaaaagaagaagaagatattgactctgaagaagaaaaGGAGGAAATAATGGAGTCGCGAATCATATTTGCTTGCACTGGAGAAATAAAGCGCATATTTGGGTGGGAAAGTCGTCCACCTCTGCCATATGTTCCCGTCTGGAAAATTTAGGTACAAGATGTTTTTACAAGTTAATTAATTTTCTATGaatctgtaaaaaaaaaaaaaaaaagaaaagttaGTTTGTATTATGATTTTTTGTCTTGTGATATTACATTACAATGCACTCTTTATACAAGTCCCTTTGAGATTGTTATGATTGTATTAACTCTTAATTTGTTCGTATTTATTTAGGGATTTTTATGGGTTTATTGGGGTTTGTCTTGCTTTATTTGTTAGCTTATTAGTAGGTGTCCGTTCATCCAGATGTTTTTTTAATTCCCATTTTGTACGTCTATTGGATTGTACGTGTTGTGGCATGATGCATTGTAGAAGGCCTATTATATACCCCATATATTTTCCATGATTCCAATGCCCCTCTTTCATCGTTTTGTTGTAATTTATGTTTGTGCTTGCTTATAGTATTGCCCGTGTCCATTTTTTTAGTTCATTTTACATCACACAATTTGAATTCTTGTTTCATTCTAGCGCTGTCTTTGgccttttaatatttaatgattatTTCATGATCCCATTGAATTTCTTGTTTCTTGTTTCaagatcttgaagaagaaaagaTTGTTATAATCCATCTTCCACCCCCTTTGCAGATCGCAGGGTGTGGCCCGTTTGTGGGAATATTGAATGATCATCTGTGTGCTGTCGAGGAGGGCGATTGTTCTTGTGTTTGGATAATGAAGGATCACGGGGTTGTGGAATCTTGGACTAAGTACATAGTTGTCAAGGACCCGATTCCACGGCATCCAGATTTTGTTTGCATCGTTGCTGAAGAAGAGGAGGACATGGACTTGCGAATGTTTGTTTGCATTGGAGAAATAGAGCACGTGATCCTTGGGTGGGAAAGTCGTCGAGCTCTACCATATGTTCCGTTTGGAAAATTTAGGTACACTATAAGAAAAAtggcctacgacaacgctttttccgcgttgttaatgaCCTCAAAAAAGcattgtcgtagccagtgttgtaaaagccacgctcaaagacaacgcggaaaaagcgttgtcgtttccagaaaacacaacacttaaaaagcgttgtggtatttggatacgacaacgctttgtGTTACTTTGATATTACATTAAGCGTTGTAGATtgtataaaagacaacgctttaaaaGCGTTGTTCTTTGTAGAAATCACAACGCATATAAAGCGTTGTGGATTGCAGCTactacaacgctttttccgtGTAAAAAAGCGTTGTGCTTGGCAGATGTTGCTTAAAAAATCATTGTGCGCGCTACCAATAAAAAAacgttttttaaatttaaatttctataTAAATAACACTATTAAAATACATGAAATTGCAAATCTGTGGCAAAATATTCTCATAAAAAATTATAGAGTCATTGTGCTGCAACATATTGAAATTGCAAGGTATCAACAAGCATTTAACGCTAGTTATCTCCACAAAGATGGTGCTGCAATATTGAAAGAAAATTGTTCCTAACaatgcaatttttctgaatgcgACCACAGTTAGCGACGATCTCCGCCACCAGTAAGAACCAGACGATCTCCGCCACCAGTAAGAACCAGACTTCTGAAATACAACATTAGATAACACATGTTaaatataatatcatatcaaaccatataaATCTAACCATAAATTTATAAATGACAACACAGTAAAAGCATATCAAACATCATGAAACAGAAAATAGACTAACCACCATTTGACGTTAGATTTCACACACCAAGAGACACATATAATATGGGCAATGAAGATGACGCTGATATAATGCAGTTCAACAAGCAGTAATTCCAGAAAATACAATGACTGAGCTACCAGGAACGTCAGTTAATAAATAGACGAAGACATCTTGGCCGCGATTGAAATTCTATGATTGAGACAACAACTGCTCAATCATCTCGCATGTCTAGAGATTTGGCCTCAGAAAAGCAGTTGATTGTGTTTAAGATATTTGAAGAGTCAGTGAATGAAGTAAGTAAATTAGCTGAGATTTAAATTCAAGAAACAGTTGAGCATTTTGAAGTTTCAAATAAGTTGTTGTGCCAATGATTCTTGAATCAGTTCATGAGATGAAAGAATCAGTAGAGCAACTTGTAAGTTATGAGACAGTTTTGAAAAATTCCTCCAATGTTCCAAGTTTCACCAAGTGTTCAAAAACCAGTTGTGCAAGGGGAAATTATTCAAGAACCAATGGTACTAACAGAAAAAGTAGTGACACCCGAAAGATAACAAGCTGTGAATACTAAATCAATTGAGGACCAAGTATCAAGTGAGCCAGTAAAGAATTCTAACGCACAAGAGGCAGGTCCAAGCAACTGCTTGATTGTATTCACTGCTAAGGAAGTTCCTCAACTTTCTGAATCTCCTAAAATGGAGATCTTATGTACATTTTTTTTATGGATAGCATAACAGTCAGCTTGAACTCAATCACCTCCAGTCTCTCAACCATTCGGACCAATCAAAAACTGACCAACTCAGATGTTGTACAATGCCTACTGTCtgcttgaaaaaaaaatatggacAGTAGTTGCATGTGTCCAAACCACCAAATTCACGCATGTACTCCATACACTTGaggctttaattaattcaattcaTCCATGCATTATGATAGTTGTTGCATTATTCAAGACACAAAATACATGTGCATACCTATTCATAAACGTGTTCTTGTATACATTCTGTCAACTCTGAAAGCACGTCTTTAATTTCTTCTAACGAGTACTCACCTTTTGAGAACTGTCACATATATTATGgtaataaaaaatcatataacaataactttgcaaatttaaaacaatttagttGTAATTATTTGAGTTAAGAAAGATTACTATTGATCGTAGTGAAACGTTCTCGATATTCTCAACTTCTTGAATGATTTGTCTCATATATCTCATCACATAAAGACCACATTGTTTTGCATCTGGCT comes from the Henckelia pumila isolate YLH828 chromosome 1, ASM3356847v2, whole genome shotgun sequence genome and includes:
- the LOC140871068 gene encoding F-box protein At5g49610-like, coding for MDHLHDSILIGILVKLPLKSVITCKLVCKSWYHIISDPYFAHAYNSLEPFKCSLYLDSRSDEICLIETGKEKEVVETSLNVKRRLSTSKDQMLEIVGSCNGLLCFLVKTRLPDDRYKENVCVYNPLTCDYIEILETCLVYKRKVSDYGTKFGFGCCKYTGQCKVFSFMPEWDRILFGSRIQGQVFTVGVDSRWREHEIDDYCEIYSTRCKYPVVFNGVLHWQGDVFIDQTTNIIYTFDLEEEKSRIIHLPPTLQIIGWIIPLVGILNDHLCAAEIEDFSCVWIMKDYGVVESCTKYIVLKDPISRNPHFVCTGASHAFSEEEEKEEEDIDSEEEKEEIMESRIIFACTGEIKRIFGWESRPPLPYVPVWKI